AGCGGCGCGCGACGTGGTCGGCCACGACTTCCTCCCAGTCGCGCGCGTCGCCCGCAACGCGCAGCTGCAGCATCGCCTCCTCGCCGTGCTCGTCCGACGGCAGCAGGATCGACTCGACGCCGACGCCGTTCAGTCCGAACGCCTTCTCCTGGGTCGCGATGCGGTGGAGGAAGAGCGACCAGGTGTTCGTCCCCGGCGGCGACGGGTTCAGCGCGCACACGGCGGCGATCGCGACGGCGGTCGCGGCGAACGACGCGTACAGGCGGCGGTGCGCGCGCAGGGCGGCGCGGCGCGCCGCGCCGCCCGGACGCAGCAGGTCGTGCGCCACCAGCGCGACCGCGAAGAAGACGGGGAAGATGCGGAAGTGCGCGGCGGTGGCGAGCGCGGCCCCCGCGATCGCGTAGCGGCGCGAGGCGAGCGCGAGCCAGGCGGCGACCAGGCAGAGCGCGAAGTCGTAGCGGAGGTAGCTGCCGCCGATGAAGCCGAAGTCGTTGAACGGGTTGGCGTACCAGAGCGCGGCGAAGGGCAGGGCGGCGTCCGCCCCGAAGCGCCACAGCACGAGCGCGAGCATCGCGAGCACGAGCGCGATGTCGACGTGGCGCAGGATCTCGAGGAAGGCGTAGGTCGACAGCCAGGGCTGGTTCGAGATGCGGCCGAAGAGCGTCGACGTGAGCGGTGTGCCGTTGTAGCCGTGGTCCTTCAGGATGGCGGAGCGGTGCCAGGACTCGACGCTCGGGAAGGCGTCGCGGAGCAGCGCGACGTCGGCGCGGAAGGCCTCCCAGCGCGCGTCCGTGAAGCGTTCGCGGATGCGCGCGCCCTCGCGCACGACGTCGGCGCGCGTGCGGTCGACGCGGTTCGTCGACAGGTTGCGGATGCGGTCGCGCGGGACGAAGTGCGCGGGGTCGTCCGCGTGGTCGGCGAGCACGATGCCCTCGTAGAGGTCGTCGTGGCCGAGCTCGCGGAAGTACTTGGTCCCGATGAAGTAGTGGAGGAACTCGTGGAGGTGGACGGTCGGCCGCGCGAGCACGGGCGTCGGGTCGTCGCCCCGCCGCTCGACGACGCGAAGGTGGCCGACGAACGTCAGCAGAACGGCGACCGCGAGCGCTGCGTGACGCATCGGCGCGTCGAGCCGGGCCTTCCATCCTTGGACGAGGGCGAGGACTGCCAATCCCGCGAGGATCAGCGCAAGCGAGATGCTCGTGTGGCCCATGGGCGCGCAACGGTATCACGCTCGCGTTGCGCGAACGCGGCGCGCGCGCGCGCGGTGCGACGTGAAATCGTCGCCGACGAACCGCGAAAAGCGGCGTCAATCCGCGGGCTTTCCAGCTTGACAGCCGAGAGATCGCCGCCGCATAGTCCCGGAGCACCGGATGGCGCGGCCGGCTTCGCCGTGCGCGAATCGTCGATGCGTCCGTGCGCCCGTACGCCTCGGAATTCCTTCGGCAAGTCAGTAGGTGTCATGCACGTGTTGTTCGCGCCGCCGTCGGTCCAGCTCGGAGCCCCGTCCTCGTTCGCGATCACCTGTGCACTGCTCGCCGCCGGCGCGTTCGCGTTCGCGCGGTCGAGCGGCGCAGTGCGCGCGCGGCGACGGCTTCGCATCGCGCTCCCGATCGCGCTCGCGGTGTCGATCGCACTCGTCGGTGCGACGCGCGCGCGCGCGCAGGGCGAAGGCGAGGGCGACGGCGAAGGTCAGCCGCAGGCCGACCCCGCGGCCGAAGTGATCAAGATCAAGGGCCAGCGCACGGACGTCCAGAAGCAGGACCAGCAGATCGCGATCACGTCGTTCGGCCAGGAGCAGCTCGACCAGCTCGGCGTGTCGGACGTCGCGTCGCTGCAGCAGAACGTGCCGTCGCTGCACATCGGGCAGTCGGGCACGCAGGCGGTCGTCACGCTGCGCGGCGTCGGCATCAACAACCTGTCGCTCACGGGCTCGCAGGGCGTGCTCGTCCACCAGGACGGCATCGCGCTCGGCCGGCCGACGGCCGTGCTCGGCGCGTTCTACGACATCGAGGCCGTGAACGCGCTGCGCGGTCCGCAGGGCACGCAGGGCGGCATCAACTCGACGGGCGGCTGGATCGAGATCAACTCGATCAAGCCGAGCGAGGAGTTCCAGGCCGAGGCGGACTACCAGATCGGCTCGTACAACGAGCACATCGTGCGCGGCTTCATCAACTCGCCGATCGTCGACGAGATGCTGATGGTGCGCGTGACGGGCCGGTACGAGCGCCACCAGGGCTACCAGCGCGGCATCGGTCGCAAGGCCGTCGGCCACAGGCAGGAGACGCTCTTCTGGGACGACGACGACGCCTGGGACAACGCGAACAACCTGCTCGCGCGCGTCCAGGCGCGCGGCCTGCTCGGCAACTTCGAGTACCACCTGACCGGGCAGCACGCGTTCCGCAAGGGCAACGGCCCCGCGCAGCACCTGCTCACCGAGCCCGGCACGCTCGCGCAGACGGGCTCGAACGTGGGCCTCGGCCCCGCGCCGGACGATCCGAACACGCCCGGTATCGACGAGCGGCTGAGCGGCCTGCCCGACGACCCGAGCACGCCGATCGACGAGAGCCTGAACTACGTGCGCACGGGGCTGTGGAACCGCTTCCCGCGCACGTCGACCGACCCGCGCGCGACGTACCGCGACTTCCCCGGCGGCCAGGACATCGAGCAGTGGTTCGCGCGCGCGTTCTTCGCGTACGACATCGACACGTCGCCGCTCGGCCCGGTCCGCGCCGAGCTGCTCTGGGCGTTCAACCGCACGCGCGTCGACGTCGACTTCGACTCCGACCTGACGGATGCCGACGCGATCAGCGTGTTCACGAACGCGCTCTCCGACCAGTACTCGGCCGAGTTCAAGCTGCGCTCGCGCGACCAGAGCCCGCTCAACTGGATGATCGGGGCGATCTGGTGGCAGGAGAAGACGGACACCGAGGCGTTCGTCGACCTGAGCGGCGGCAACTCGGCGACCGACTTCGGCATCCTCAACGGCATCGAGACCGATCACCTCTCGGGCTTCGCCGAGACCACCTACGACCTCACCGAGGCGTTCAAGCTCGGCGCCGGCGTGCGCTGGAGCGAGGACACGAAGGATCTCGCCGCGACGCGCCAGAACGTGAACCTGAGCGTCGATCCGAACTCGGGCGGCTCGCTGCCGCCGACGCTCGAGTTCCTCCCGACGATCCGGCTCGAGGAGCCGTTCCAGGCGGTCACGTACAAGGCCTTCGGCCGCTGGCAGCTGACCGACCAGAGCAGCCTCTCGCTCAGCTACACGACGGGGTTCAAGCCCGGCGGCTTCCCGCTCGGCCAGGACTGCGCGCTGAGCGGCGCGGGCAACACGGGCAGCACCGACAAGTGCGCCTCGTACGGGGCGGAGAAGGTCCGCCAGGTCGAGCTCACGTCGAAGAACTACTTCTTCGACCAGCGCATGATGCTCAACACGACGCTCTTCTGGACGGACTACGACCCGTTCCAGGTGTGCTTCGTGCTCGGCATCGACTTCAAGTGCGAGGACAACGGCGACGCGCTCGTGCGCGGCTTCGAGATCGAGTGGCAGGTGTTCCCGACGCCGGAGCTCTCGCTGATCGGCAACTTCAACCTGCTCGACGCGAAGATCGACAACTTCCGCCTCGCCGACCCCGGCGAGCCCAACCAGATCCCGGGCACGACGATCGACAACCCGAAGGCCGGCGTGCAGCAGGATCTCTCGGGCAATCCGCTCCCGCGCTCGCCGAAGTACAACCTCAACTTCGTGCTGCGTTACGAGATCGACACGACGACGCTCGGGCTCCCCGCCTGGGGCAAGGTCGCGCCGCAGGTGCAGTACACGTACCAGAGCCGCACGACGTTCCGGGAGTGGGACACGCCGCAGTACGACCAGCGGCGCACGCACCACGTGAACCTGCGCATCAGCTGGATCAGCCAGGACACGCGGTGGAGGGCGGAGGCCTTCATCGACAACATCACCGATCTCGACAAGCGCACGTTCGTGAGCTTCGGCGTGCAGGGATCGGTGCAGGCGCAGTACGCGCCGCCGCGTCGCGCCGGCATCAAGCTCGGCTACAGCTTCTAGCGCCGCGCGCCGCGCGCCGCGCGCCCCGCACCCGGCCCGCGCTCCGGGGGCAGGCTGCGCGCAGAGGTGGCGCAGGTCGCTCCATTTTCCGGCCTTCCCGCTCGCGCCTCGAGGGGGAAGTGGCGTAGGATGCGCCGCTTCCGGGCGAAGCGGGGCTCGCATGAACTCGACCTTCGCACGCGTGCTGCTCTTCCGGCACCTGGCGATCTGCGCCAGCGCGCTGATGGCGTACCTGCTGCGCCAGGAGCTGCGGGTCGGCTTCGCGGTGCTCGCGGTCGTCGCCGGCAGCGCGGTCCTCAACTTCGGCCTCTACCTGATGCGCGTGTCCGAGCGCGCCGAGCCGGTCGCGATGCGCGCCTCGCCGCTGATCGGCGTGGGCGCGTGGACGGCGCTCATCGGCGTGACCCACGGCGTCGCATCGCCCTTCGTCGCGGGGCTGTGGCTCGAGGTGATGCTCGCCGGGATGGTGTTCCAGCCGCTCTCGATCCTCCTCGTCACGGGAGCGACGGGCGCGGCGCTCGTCGCCCAGCAGCTCGTGCTCGGCCTGCACGGCGCCGTTCCGATGCTCGCGCTCGAGCTCGGCTTCCTCGGTGGCATGGGCGGCATCACGTACGCCTATCAACGGCGCGCGCAGCGGCGCGAGCACGAGCTCGAGAGCCAGCGCGAGACGCTCGGCAAGCGGCTCGGGGCGCTCGAGGGTGCGCTCGAGGACGAGCGCGCGCTCGGTCGCCTCGGCGAGAGCGTCGGGCGGCTCGCGCACGGCCTCAAGAACACCGTGCACAGCCTGCGCGGCTTCGTCGCGCTCATCGAGCCGAACGTGCACGAGCGCAGCCGCGCCGCGCTCGACGGCCTGCGGGCCGCGATCGACGACCTCGAGGAGCTCGCGCGCCTCACGCTCGAGGAGCGCGCGGCGGCCGGCGGGCTCGAGCGCGCGCGCGCGCGCTCGGGGCCGAACGCCGTGGTCGCGCGCTGCATCGCGGAGGTGCGCGCGACGCACCCCGACGTGAAGTGGACGCTCGACGTGCCGGCCGGCCTCCCCGACCTCGCCATCGGCGACGACGAGCTCGAGGAGGTGCTGCTCATCCTGCTGCGCAACGCGATCGAGGCGATGCGCGGGAGCGGCGCCGCCGAGCTCGCCGCGCACGCGCGCCGCGAGAGCCTGACGCTGCGCGTCTCCGACGACGGCCCGGGCGTCCCGGGCGACGACCTCGAGCGCATCTTCCGCGCCGGCTACACGACGAAGCCCGAGGGCAGCGGCTACGGCCTCTTCCTCGCGCGGCGCATCGCGGTCGAGCACGGCGGCGCGCTCGGGCTCGGCCCGCGCCGCGAGCGGGGCGCGGTGTTCGACGTGACGCTGCCCGTGCGCGGCGCCGCCGCGGACGGCGCCGCGGCGATCGCGGGCGCTGCCGCGGCGCGTGCGGAAGACGGGAACCGGGAGGCACCGCGATGAGCCGCATCCTGATCGTCGACGACGAGCGCTCGGCGCGCGAGTACCTGCGCGTGCTGCTCGACCAGGAGGGCTACGCGAACGCGACCGCCGCGAACGGCGTGCAGGCCATCGTCGAGCTCGAGGCGGGCGGCTTCGATCTCGTCGTGACCGACCTCCACATGCCCGAGATGGGCGGCGCCGACCTGCTCGCGCACGTCCGGCAGCGCTGGCCGAGCCTGCCCGTGATCGTGCTGACCGCCGCGTCCGACATCGCCGAGATCGTCGACCTCGTGCGGCAGGGCGCGACCAACTACCTCGTGAAGCCCGCGGCGCCGAACACCGTGCTCACGGCGATCGAGCGCGCGCTCGCGACGCGTCGCGCGCCGCCCGCCGAGGACGAGAAGCTCCAGGACATCGTGGGCGCGAGCAAGGCGATCGTCGAAGTGCGGCACCGCGTGATGCTCGCGGCGCGAAGCGACGTTCCCGTGCTCATCACCGGCGAGACGGGCACGGGGAAGGAGCTCGTCGCGCGCGCCATCCACCGCTGCTCGGGCCTCGCCGCGGGCCCCTTCGTCGCGCACAACTGCGCGGTGTCGCCGCGCGACCTCTTCGAGAGCCAGTTCTTCGGACACAAGAAGGGCGCGTTCACGGGCGCCGACTCCGACCACTCGGGCCTGCTGCGCGACGCGCACGGCGGCGTGCTGTTCCTCGACGAGCTCGAGACGCTCGACCCGATGTTCCAGGCGAAGCTGCTGCGCGTGCTCGACGACGGCGAGGTGCGGCCCGTCGGGAGCAGCCGCACGCACCGCGTGTCGGTGCGCTTCATCGCGGCGACCAACCGCGACGCGCGCGCGATGATCGAGGACGGCGAGCTGCGCGAGGACCTCTACTACCGCCTGCGCGGCTTCGAGATCCGCCTCCCGCGCCTGCGCGACCGCGCGCAGGACGTGCCGCTCCTCGTGCGCCACTTCCTGCCGGCCGGTGCGCCCGAGCCGACGGACGAGGCGCTCGACGCGCTCCAGCAGGCGCCGTGGCCCGGCAACGTACGCGAGCTGATGAACGTCGTGCGCAGCGCGTCCGCGGTCGCGGGCGGCGACGCGCTCGCGCTCGAGCACCTGCCGCCCGGCTACGAGCCGGGCGCCAGCGTGGAGGACGACCGGGACGTCGACGGCGCCGAGGGCGGCGCGCTGCGGATCGCCGAGGGGCTCTCGCTCAAGGAGATCGAGCGACGCGCCATCCTGCACGCGCTCGACCAGTGCGACGGCAACCGCAGCCGCGCGGCGCGGCTGCTCCAGATCGATCGCTCGACGCTGCGCCGCAAGCTCCAGGAGTTCGGGATCGAGGGGAAGTAGCGCGCGCTCGCGCGCGCTCTCTCGGCTCGGCGCGCAGCGCCGATCAGGTCGGGTCGACGGGCGGGCCGAGCCAGGTGTCGCCCGCGCGGTAGCGGGCGCGTCGCTGCTCCATCTCGTGTGCGGACACGTGATCGTCGTCGGCGACGGCGCGGGCGATGGCGCGGGCGATCGCGGCATCCGCATCCGCGCGGCGGCCGACGGCCGCATAGGCGGCCGCGACACCGTCGAGGAGGCGCGCCGTCGGAGCGCCCTCGAGCGCGGGGGCGGCCTCGCGCAGCGCGCGCTCGGGGTCGCGCAGGTCGTCGGCGCGGCTCGTGGCGAGCAGGAACACGAGCTCGGCGCGCACGCGCGGGTCGTCGCTTCCGAGTCGGAGCGCTTCGCTCAGGTGGTGCAGCGCGCGCACGTGGCGCTGCTGGCCCGCATACGCGAGCCCGAGCAGCGCGTTCGAGCGCGCGTCGCTGCCGCCGCGGCGCTCCGCGCGCAGCAGCTCGACCAGCGCGCCGTCGAAGCGCCCGCGCTCGAGCAGCAGCTCGCCGAGCGCGTAGCGGAGCGCGACGTCGTCGGGGGCTTCGGAAGCGCGGTGGTGCGCGAGCGCGATGCGCGCGTCGAGCGCGCGCTTGCGCTCGATGCGCGCGAGGTGGAGCCGTGCGTCCGGGTCGTCGGGCGCGAGCCGCACCGCCTCGCGCATCTCGCGCTCGGCGCCCTCGACGTCGTCGAGCCTCTCGAGCACGACGCCGTACAGCTTGCGGACGTGCGCGACCTCGGGCGCGTCGCGCAGCGATTCCGCGAGCGCGTCGCGCGCGGGCGCGAGCCGGCCGGCCTGGGCGTGCGCGACGGCGCGATCGTAGGCCGCACTCGCGCGGGCGCGCGCCGCGGCGCCGTCGTCGCCGCAGGCCGCGACACTCCACGCGACGGCGGCGAGCAGGGCGAGCGCGACGCCGCGGCGTCGGCGGCCCGGGCGGGATCGGCGCGGACGAGCGATGGGGATCACGGCCTCGCAACGGAGCTGCAGCGCGCGTGCAGCGGGCTCGAAGGGTCGATCGGAGGCGGCGCAGTATATCGGATGGGACGCGGGCGGACGGGTATGCTCGGGCGCCGCGCGACGGACGCGCGCGGTGCCGGGGGGCTTCGTGAGCGAGCGCTCGAGCGAGCGGGGGGAGGAGCGCGTCGCGCCGCGCGCCGCGGCGGTCGCCGCGGGAGTCGCGGTGCTGGTCGTGCTCGGTGCGCTCGCGTACGAGAACGCGCTCGACGCCGGCTTCGTCTACGACGACCTCGTCAACATCACGCAGCGCGCGTCGCTCCACTGGTCGCGCGCGACGCTCGCCGGCTGGGTCGAGGCCGTCGTCGACAGCCCGTCGAAGCGGCCCGTCGCGCTCGCGACCTTCGGTCTGCAGTACCGCTTCGGGCTCGCGGACGCGCGCGCGTTCCACGCGATCAACGTCGCGCTCCACCTCGCGAACGGCCTGCTCGCGTGGGCCTTCGCGTGGCTCGTGTTCGCGCGCGCGCGCACGCTGCGCGGACAGGCGCAGCCGCCGCCGCACGCCGTCGGCGCCGCGGCGTTCGCGGCCGCACTGCTGTTCGTCGTGCACCCCGTCCAGACGCAGGCCGTCACGTACGTCGTGCAGCGCATGAGCTCGCTCGCCGCGACGTTCCACCTGCTCGCGCTGATCGCGTTCGTGCTCGGGCGGCGCAGCGCGAGCTCGGGGCGGCGCGCGACGCTCTACGGCGCGGCGGTCGCCGCGTGGGGCCTCGGTCTCGGATCGAAGGAGACGGCCGCCGTCGCGCCGCTCGCGGCGTGGCTCTACGAGTGGTACTTCGAGCGCGACCTCGACCGCGCCTTCCTGCGACAGAGCGCCGTCGTGCTGCTGTTCGTCGGCGCGCCGACCGCGGTGGCCGCCTACGTGATGCTCGAGATGAGCGGCTACGACCCGTTCTCGAGCTATCCGGACAAGGACTTCACGCCGCTCGAGCGGCTGCTGAGCGAGCCGCGCGTGCTCGTGATGTACGCGAGCCAGATCCTGTGGCCCGCGCCGTCCCGGCTGTCGCTGCTGCACGACATCGCGCCGTCGCGCGGGCTCGCGTCGCCGGCGACGACGCTCCCGGCGCTCGCGGCCGTGCTCGCCGCGCTGGCCGCGATCGCGGCGCTCGCGCGGCGCCACCGCGTCGCGTCGTTCGGGCTCGCGTGGTGGTTCCTGCACCTCGCGATCGAGTCGACGGCACTGCCGCTCGCGCTCGCGATGGAGCATCGCCACTACCTGCCGCTGCTCGGGCCGGCGATCGCGGCGAGCTGGGTCGCGGGATCGCTGCTGCGCGCGCGACCGTCCGTCGCGGCGGCCGCGCTGGCCGCGGTCGCGATCGCGCTCGCCGGCGCGACGCACGCGCGCAACGACGTCTGGCGGACGCCCGAGGGCCTGTGGCGCGACGTCCTCGCGAAGTATCCCGACGAGTTCAGCGCGCACGTCAACCTCGGCTTCGAGCTCTCGGGGCAGGGGCGCTTCGCCGAGGCGCTCGAGGTCTTCGAGCGCGCCGAGCGGCTGCGGCCGGGCGACGCGCGCATCGAGGCGAACATCGGCAATGCGCTCACCGGGCTCGGTCGGAGCGGCGAAGCGGTCGCGCGCTACGAGCGCGCACTCGAGCTCGAGCCCGACAATCCGCTCACGCCGCTCGGGCTCGGACGCGCGCAGCTGCTGGCCGGGCGGGTCGACGAGGCGCGCGCCACGTTCGCGCGCGCGGCCGCCGCGACCGACGCGGCCGAGGCCTGGCTCGCGCTCGGCGACGTCGAGCTCCTGCGCGGCGACGATCGCGCTGCGCGCCGCAGCTACGCGCGCGCGGTGCGCGCCGCTCCGCACGCGGCCGAGCCCGCGCTCAAGCTCGGCATCGTCGCGGCCAAGCGCGGCGAGCACGGGCGCGCGATCGTGGACTTCGAGCGCGCGCGCTCTCTTTCGCCCGCACCGAGCCCCGAGCTCTTCTCCCACCTCGGGCTCGCGTACTGGTCGCGCGCCGAGGCGGCCCGCGACGCGCGCGACGGCGAGCGCGGCGACGCGGGGGACGAGGCGCGCGACGAAGCGCGCGACGAAGCGCGCGCCGTTGCGCTCGCGCGCGCCCACGCGCTCGCGCCCGCGTGGCCGGTGGCGCAGAACAATCTCGCCTGGATGCTCGCCACCGCGCGCGACCCCCGGCTGCGCGACCCGGCGCGCGCGGTCGCGCTCGCCGAGGCCGGGCTGCGCGCGCAGCCGGGCGACCTCGATCTCGGCAGCACGTATGCGACGGCGCTCGCCGCTGCGGGCGACCGCGAGCGCGCGGCCGCCGTCGCCGCCGAGGTCGCGCGCGGCGCGGCGCGCGCGGGGCGCGCCGACCTCGCGGACGCGATGCGCGCGCTCGCGCGCGGCGACGCGGCGGTCCTTCCCGGTGGCGCGAGCGGTGCGCGTGACTGAGCGCGCGCCGGGCTCGCGCGCCCCGGCCGCGCTCGGGCCGCGCGCGGCGTGCGCGCTCGGCGCGCTCGCGATCGTCGCCGTCGTCGCGTTCGCCTACGCGCGCGCGCTCGACGCTCCGTTCACCTACGACGACCAGAACAACATCACGTTGAACCCCGGGATCCGGCTTCGATGGGATGCGTGGTCGAGCGTGAGGGGTCTTCGTCTGTGGAGCCCGACGCCTCGTCCAGTGGCGAACGGGAGCTTTGCGCTGTGCCACGCGGTGTTCGGTCTGGAGTCGTGGGGGTACCGGTTGGTGAACGTGGGGATCCACGTTCTGGCGTCGCTGTGCGTGGTGGGGGTGGTGCGTCGGTGGTCGCGTTCGTTCGACGCGTCGGGTCGACTCGAAGCGGGCTCGTACGCGTGGGCGGGCTGGATCGCGGGTCTCGTGTTCGCATCGCACCCGCTGGCGACGCAGTCGGTGACGTACGTGGTGCAGCGGATGACGAGCCTGTCGACGCTGCTGTACGTGGCGGCGCTGTGGGTGTGGCTGGTGGGGTCGTCGCGGTCGGTGGGGGCGCGGTGGCGCTGGCGTTCGGGCGCGGTGGTGCTGTGGGTGCTGTCGCTCGGCTCGAAGGAGATCGCGGCGACGTGGCCGGTCGTGGTGTGGCTGTGGGAGTGGGGGTACGGGTCGGGGCGGGAGGATCTCCGGGGGTACGTGCGTCGGACGGGCTGGATGTGGGGCGCGGCGGCGGTGCTGTTCGGGGTGCTGTTGTGGGCGTACGGCGGGTTCGACGGTGCGAGCGCGGGGAGCGTGTCGGGAGGGTATGCGCGCAAGCCGTTCACGTGGTGGGAGCGGTGGTGGACGGAGCCTCGGGTGTGGTGGAGGTACGTGGGTCTGTGGGTGTGGCCGTTGCCGTGGCGGCTGAGCGTGATCCACGCGGTGGAGATGTCGTCGGGCCCGTTCGGGACGTGGGGGACGGCGGTGTCGTGGCTGGGCTGGGTGGGTGTGTTGGCGGGGGGCGCGTGGGCGTGGCGTCGTGCGTCGACGCGGTGGCTGGGCTGGGTGATCGGATGGTTCTGGGTGCAGCAGTGGGTGGAGGGGACGGTGCTGCCGCTCGAGCCGATGTACGAGCACCGGACGTATCTGCCGTCGGTGGGTCTGTGTGCGGGGGTGGGGTACGGGGCGGTGCGATTGCGCGGGTGGGCGCAGGCGCGGGGGATGTCGCGCGCGGCGGCGGGCCGCGCACTCGCGCTCGTCGTCGCCTCCGTCGTCGCCGCGCTCGCGCTCGCGACCGCGGCCCGCAACGACGTGTGGCGCGACAACGTCGCGCTCTGGCGGGACACGGCGAGGAAGGCGCCGGGCCGCGCGGTCGCCCACGCGAACCTCGGCGTCGCGCTGCTCGAGGCGGGCGACCTCGCCGGTGCGCGCGCCGCGTTCGAGCGCGCGCTCGCGCTCGAGCCCGAGCACTCCTTCTCGCACCAGAACCTCGGCGCGCTCGACCTCGCGGCGCGCGACCTCGATGCGGCCGAGTCGCACTACCGCGCGGCGCTCGCGGCCGACCCGCGCGATGCGCTCTCGGTCGCCGGGCTCGGCGCGGTCGCGATGGAGCGGGGCCGCGTCGACGAGGCGATCGCGCTCCACGAGCGGTCGCTCGCGATGCGGTCCGATCCGCGCATCCACCGCAACCTCGGCCAGATCCATCTCGTGAGGGGCCGCGCGGACCTCGCGCTGCCGGAGCTGCGTCGCGCGGTCGCGATCGACCCCGCGCAGCCGATCGCGTGGCGGCGCCTCGCGGAGGCCGAGCTCGCCGCGGGAACGCCGCAGGGCGCGGCGCGCGCGTACGCGCGCGCGCTCGACGTCGAGCCCGCACTCGCGCTCGACGTCGAGCTCGCGCGCCGCGTGGCCGCGTCGCTCGCGCGCGCGGGCGCTCGCGACGCGGCGCGCGGCGTGCTCGCGCGCGCGCGGCGGCGGGCGCGCGCTCTCTCGGTCGCGCCGACGCGGCGGCCGCGCATGCGGCGGCCGCCGACGCGCTCCCGCCCGCGAGCGGCAGCGGCCCGTGACGCGCGCGCCCGCCGCGTCCGCGGCGCCCGCCGCGTCCGCCGCGCGCACTGCGCTCGGCGCGTTCGCGCTCGCGGTCGTCGTCGCCGCGCTCTACGCGCCCGTGCGCGAGCACGCGTTCCTCGCCTACGACGACGTGCTCTACGTGACGGAGAGCGACCCCGTGCGAGCGGGGCTCTCGCTCGCGACGCTCCGCTACGCGCTCACCGCGACGGACGCCGGCAACTGGCATCCCGTCACGTGGCTCTCGCACGCGCTCGACGTGTCGCTCTTCGGGCTCGACGCGGGCGCGCACCACGCGACGAGCGTCGCGCTGCACGCGGCGACGTCCGCGCTCCTGTGGCTCGTGCTCGCGGCGGCGACGCGCGCGCCGTGGCGCAGCGGGCTCGCCGCCGCGCTCTTCGCGCTCCACCCGCTGCGCGTCGAGTCGGTGGCCTGGATCGCCGAGCGCAAGGACGTCCTGTGCGGCCTCTTCTGGGTGGCCGCGCTCGGCGCGGAGACCGCCTACGCGCGCCGTCCGGGCGCGACCCGCTACGCGGCCGTCCTCGCGTGCGGCGCGCTCGCGCTCGCGAGCAAGGCGATGGCCGTGACGCTCCCGCTCTCGCTCGCGCTCTTCGACGTGTGGCCGCTCGGGCGCGTGCGCGCGCTGCGCGCGCGCGACGCGGCGCCCGCCGGACCGGACGCGTCGCTCGCGCGCGTCGCGCTCGAGAAGCTTCCGCTCCTCGCGCTCGCCGCGGCCGCGAGCGCGGTCGCGCTCG
This region of Myxococcota bacterium genomic DNA includes:
- a CDS encoding sigma-54 dependent transcriptional regulator: MSRILIVDDERSAREYLRVLLDQEGYANATAANGVQAIVELEAGGFDLVVTDLHMPEMGGADLLAHVRQRWPSLPVIVLTAASDIAEIVDLVRQGATNYLVKPAAPNTVLTAIERALATRRAPPAEDEKLQDIVGASKAIVEVRHRVMLAARSDVPVLITGETGTGKELVARAIHRCSGLAAGPFVAHNCAVSPRDLFESQFFGHKKGAFTGADSDHSGLLRDAHGGVLFLDELETLDPMFQAKLLRVLDDGEVRPVGSSRTHRVSVRFIAATNRDARAMIEDGELREDLYYRLRGFEIRLPRLRDRAQDVPLLVRHFLPAGAPEPTDEALDALQQAPWPGNVRELMNVVRSASAVAGGDALALEHLPPGYEPGASVEDDRDVDGAEGGALRIAEGLSLKEIERRAILHALDQCDGNRSRAARLLQIDRSTLRRKLQEFGIEGK
- a CDS encoding tetratricopeptide repeat protein, translating into MIPIARPRRSRPGRRRRGVALALLAAVAWSVAACGDDGAAARARASAAYDRAVAHAQAGRLAPARDALAESLRDAPEVAHVRKLYGVVLERLDDVEGAEREMREAVRLAPDDPDARLHLARIERKRALDARIALAHHRASEAPDDVALRYALGELLLERGRFDGALVELLRAERRGGSDARSNALLGLAYAGQQRHVRALHHLSEALRLGSDDPRVRAELVFLLATSRADDLRDPERALREAAPALEGAPTARLLDGVAAAYAAVGRRADADAAIARAIARAVADDDHVSAHEMEQRRARYRAGDTWLGPPVDPT
- a CDS encoding TonB-dependent receptor, with the protein product MHVLFAPPSVQLGAPSSFAITCALLAAGAFAFARSSGAVRARRRLRIALPIALAVSIALVGATRARAQGEGEGDGEGQPQADPAAEVIKIKGQRTDVQKQDQQIAITSFGQEQLDQLGVSDVASLQQNVPSLHIGQSGTQAVVTLRGVGINNLSLTGSQGVLVHQDGIALGRPTAVLGAFYDIEAVNALRGPQGTQGGINSTGGWIEINSIKPSEEFQAEADYQIGSYNEHIVRGFINSPIVDEMLMVRVTGRYERHQGYQRGIGRKAVGHRQETLFWDDDDAWDNANNLLARVQARGLLGNFEYHLTGQHAFRKGNGPAQHLLTEPGTLAQTGSNVGLGPAPDDPNTPGIDERLSGLPDDPSTPIDESLNYVRTGLWNRFPRTSTDPRATYRDFPGGQDIEQWFARAFFAYDIDTSPLGPVRAELLWAFNRTRVDVDFDSDLTDADAISVFTNALSDQYSAEFKLRSRDQSPLNWMIGAIWWQEKTDTEAFVDLSGGNSATDFGILNGIETDHLSGFAETTYDLTEAFKLGAGVRWSEDTKDLAATRQNVNLSVDPNSGGSLPPTLEFLPTIRLEEPFQAVTYKAFGRWQLTDQSSLSLSYTTGFKPGGFPLGQDCALSGAGNTGSTDKCASYGAEKVRQVELTSKNYFFDQRMMLNTTLFWTDYDPFQVCFVLGIDFKCEDNGDALVRGFEIEWQVFPTPELSLIGNFNLLDAKIDNFRLADPGEPNQIPGTTIDNPKAGVQQDLSGNPLPRSPKYNLNFVLRYEIDTTTLGLPAWGKVAPQVQYTYQSRTTFREWDTPQYDQRRTHHVNLRISWISQDTRWRAEAFIDNITDLDKRTFVSFGVQGSVQAQYAPPRRAGIKLGYSF
- a CDS encoding HAMP domain-containing sensor histidine kinase, translating into MNSTFARVLLFRHLAICASALMAYLLRQELRVGFAVLAVVAGSAVLNFGLYLMRVSERAEPVAMRASPLIGVGAWTALIGVTHGVASPFVAGLWLEVMLAGMVFQPLSILLVTGATGAALVAQQLVLGLHGAVPMLALELGFLGGMGGITYAYQRRAQRREHELESQRETLGKRLGALEGALEDERALGRLGESVGRLAHGLKNTVHSLRGFVALIEPNVHERSRAALDGLRAAIDDLEELARLTLEERAAAGGLERARARSGPNAVVARCIAEVRATHPDVKWTLDVPAGLPDLAIGDDELEEVLLILLRNAIEAMRGSGAAELAAHARRESLTLRVSDDGPGVPGDDLERIFRAGYTTKPEGSGYGLFLARRIAVEHGGALGLGPRRERGAVFDVTLPVRGAAADGAAAIAGAAAARAEDGNREAPR